The Syngnathus scovelli strain Florida chromosome 18, RoL_Ssco_1.2, whole genome shotgun sequence genomic interval TGGAGGTCAATGGCAGCGTGTTGCTCTTCAGAGCGGGAGCAGGAAAGCTCACCTTTGCCGAACAGGTAAAGGCTGACACTTTCAAAAGGCGAGAGATTATTGGTGAGACGCACTTTCCACTTATTTCTCTTTTGTGCCGATTGTTCAGGTTGCCAATGCCGAGGCCCAGGGAGCCTTGGCCGTCCTCATCTACCCCGACCCGGAAGATTTTGATAACATGGCCGACTTTGAACTTTACGGCCACGTAGGTGGCGCCGGCGCGCAATCGGCGTGCCGCTTTCACCAGGAAGCTCGCGCCTCACTTTGTGTCTGCTTTTGGCCGCCGTCAGGTGCACCTGGGTTCGGGCGACCCCTACACGCCGGGCTTCCCCTCCTTCAACCACACCCAGTTCCCGCCCACCCGCTCGTCGGCCCTCCCCAGCATCCCGGCTCAGACCATCACCTTCCCCATGGCTACAACCCTCCTAAAgtaagcccgcccgcccgcccgcctgcctgctgcCCGCTTAGTCCGTATGCTGAGCCTGTGCCTCTGTGCAGGTCGATTGGCGGCCCAAACAAAATGGGTGGTGTGGAGAAGATCAGCGTGGAGGTCAACAACGAGCTGGTCAACACCAAGGTCCACAACGTGTTTGCAGTCCTCAAAGGATTCATTGATCCCGGTATGGTACAAGTAAATTTGCGCGTGGCCACTTTGTTGCCATCTGGGTGCGGGCGCTCGGAGTGAGTCCCGACTTGTGCGTTTGTGTGCCGCAGACCAGTACGTGGTCCTGGGGGCGCAAAGGGACGCGTGGGGTCCGGGCTACGCTAGAGCTACTGTCGGTTGCTCCGTTCTCATGGAGATGGCCAAGGCCTTCAAAGACTTGGTGGAAAGAGGTAAGACGCAAGAACATCTCCATGCCTGATTGGATTTTTGGGAGTTGCTTTCTGCTCCACGTGGACAAATGTTCTTATTTGCGTCACGTTTGGACGGCTTTGTCCAGACGGTGTCCGGCCCAGGAGGAGCGTGGTGTTTGCCAGCTGGGGCGCCGGAGAGTACGGGAGCGTCGGCGCCACAGAATTTTTAGAGGTGAGTGCTGCTTATGGTTTGGCCAAAtccacactttttttgtttttctcaacaaaaaaaaatctgttttcagGGTTACCTGTCGTCCATCGACCGAAAGCTAGTCACCTACATCAGTCTGGATGGCGTGGTCACGGGTAGGTCCAAAGCGCGCACAATCAGTGACCCTCAACATTGTTAAGCACGTGTGCGTGTGGTGTCGCCAGGTCGCGGCGGCTTTGTCGCCTCAGCAAGTCCGATGCTTCGCAAATTGTTGGAGGACACCATCAAACAGGTAACGGGACTCAATTGTTTTTTTGGTGCGCAGATTTTCCCCACAATTGACAAAGCTTTTTGCTGGCAGGTGAAGAGCCCGCTGGATCGGGGCACTGTGTACAATATGGTGGGACAGACGAAATGGGAGGCCAACGTGTGAGTTGTGCCGCCGTGAGCCTGTGACATCATCGCGAGCGCTGTCATAAGAGAGTCCTTGCGCCTATTTGCAGACTGAGGCCTATGTCCGTGGACGACCCGGCCTACCCCTTCTTGGCCTTCGCTGGCGTTCCCTCCATCTCCTTCCACTTCATCACTCCCAATGTGAGTCTTCTGGGCCGCGTTTCCACTTTTTGCGTGATGTGTTTGTGGACCTGAgcaattttttcttcttctcgccGCAAGATGGAGACCTACCCTTACGACGGCACCTGCCTGGACAACGCGGACCACCTCAACTACAACACGGCCCAGAAGACTGGCGCGATAGCGGTGGTGGCTGCGCAGTTGGCCGGCCGCATGGCTCTCCGCCTGGTCCACGACCACATGCTCAGCTTGGACATGAGCGGGTACCGCAAGGTCCTCCTCAAGGCCTATAGCCCGCTCTACATGCATGTGCGCAACCTCGTCAAGGTGAGCCCCGGTGCCAGTTGGGAAGATCTCAAACTGCTTGGAAATGCTCGAAACAAGTCGCTTTGAATAGATTGGCTGACTCTTTAGAAGTTTGGAAACCCATGCAAGGGACCTCCTTGGTTCTGGGCCCGCATGATTTGAGCGTTTCTCGTCAAGCGTGCCGCATGTTTACAAAGGAGTCTTGTGCAGAGTGGTGAGCTGGAAGGCGTGGACCCCAAATGGCTGGCCAACGCCTACGGATCCTTCACGCGAGCGATGGCCAACCTAAACCGCGTCATCACTAACACCGACCCAAAAGAAGAACACGGCTGTCGGCGCGTCAACGAGAAGCTCATGAGTGTAAGATGTCCTTTTAATGGTGTAAGGTGACCAAAAACCAAGCTTCTTATCTCCGGCCCTCAGGTGGAGCGCAACCTCCTCTCGCCGTATGTGTCCCCTGTGGAGAGCCCTTTCCGCCACCTCGTGCTAGGCAGAGGCAAGCACACCTTGGCGGCCCTGGCCGAGAACAAGGATCCTCAGGAACTCCGCATTCAGCTGGCCTTCGCCAGCTGGAACCTGAAGATGTGCGCCCATGCCGTGGTCAGCGACATCTGGGAAAACGACAATCAAGTTTAGAACGTGTGCACGTGCGCGCCCCCCCTAAAGTGTGAGTGAAAACGGCAGAaagtgaaaatgcatttttaggCACTTAATTGGCTGTCAATCACAGCTCTGTCCCTTTCAGGTATTATTTCTATTTGACACTTCACATCAATTGAGGGCACTGCCGCTCCTCTTGTAAGAATGAAGGAAATGCTGTtttggtgggggtggggggctccTGGTCCCATCCTAATACTTGAAAACTTTGCATGCTACTGACAACCCCCCCCCTCACCTCCCTCGCCACATCTTAACCACCCAAACACTGAGGaccttatttaattttttttttatatgaagttatcggaagcaGTGCCTTCCATAATTATGACGGTTATACTGTCTCATCTGACAGCAGTATCTGCTAAGCGAACTTAAAACTCAACTGTTGGCGCCGAAATGGAAGCAGCTAAAGCTTTCGAAAATATCGTCacacctcccaaaaaaaataaatccaattaAGTGAAGCAGGAGAATATTAATCATGGCGTGCAAaagcctccaaaaaaaaaaaaaaaaagtaaatgaagCAAAGCGGACCAAAGTGCTCATTGAAGGCAATTGGCTACAAATTTTGGCTTAAGGACCAGTTGGTGCAAGCGATCGGGGGCAGTGAGTCCCATAATTAATGAAACCCATTATCGGGGGCAGTGACTCCCATAATTAATGAAACCCATTATCGGGGGCAGTGTCTCCCATAATGACATCGAGTGATGGTAGTTTTTATCTACCAGTGCGTGTGTTTATtttgccttttgtttttttacacttgTATTTATCGGGAGCAGTGCCTCTCATATTTCACTCCAAGGGTGGAACAACTTATCGGGGACAGTGTTTCCCAGAGTTTTATACGTATTTATTATGATTTTTGCTTTGTGGTAGCTCCTTGGGGTTTGTTTTCTTCCTCACTGAATTTCCTTCTTTGTCGCTAGGGAGAAAAGTGTCATCTTCTATGCTTGCTGCTaagatgctttttttgtttttctgtgttaaAATTGGAAATCAAATGATTATTGTGGTGACAAATTCATGTGCAAGTCAGGTTTCTGTTCTGTGACGACGTAATTTATGGCATCTCTGTTGAATATCCAATGTGCAGCGCTGGGGGTGGTTTGTTAACAGTTAAATGTTATTCAAAGAAATGTTATGCAAAATCAGAATTTGCAAGATTTCTAACACCGTGTGTCCTGAAAAGAAATATAGTTGGTCCATACAAGCTAATTAAATTGCAGCTCATCAATCAACTTTGTTACActtgagagggaaaaaaacatcaagTCACCTTAAGGTAATTTGTTACATTTAGTGTGGGTACTGAATTGATTGTCGGATTTGGGATTTCTGTCacttttgaaaaaatatttctgcTTTGATGTTTGGCGAAGATTGGAATAAACTCCTAGCTGTGCATCCAATTTATATTTGTattcgtatttttttttctcattaaaaCGTCATCTGCGGGAAAATATTCTCGTATTTCTAGTTTTGCTACTTCCGGGATACCGTGCGACGCGGATGAATCTCAATGTGGTGCTCACACGCAGAGCTTTGCGAAGGGCGGCGAAGCACGACTCTTGCCACGGCGGAAGAACGCGACAACGGTCCCGTTACATCTCTACTCATTTGCCGATATACCAACACGTCCTGCTCGAGATAAGCCGTGCAAGAAGACAAACCACGGCGTCGAGTGGTCTTCAAGCCCACCTCCACTGGTCGGTGTGCTCTGTTTTCGTCTACGGATCAGCAAAATGGGGAAAATAATGATAAACGCAACGTGATCATCGCCATGTGGTAAGTTACTATGTTCTATTTCAAAGCACGAAAATTATATAAATGTCATTCATACGTCTTTATTTTCCTGACTTAATTCCTTCAGTTTTTCTAGTTGCAATTGGAGGCTGGCGTCTCACCTGCAGCCACGCTGACCTGCTATGACTCCTATTCCAGTTTTGATCCAGTTCTAATGCATCAACAGCGCGTGTGCAAGGTAAAACCGGACTAACTTAATATGGGCTTTTCTACGGAACGCATGCAGAAACATTTTTGTGGTACCCGACTTTAGAACCCTGGACTGGATTAAAAGATTAAACAATTAGCGGTCGTCTACTGGGTAAACAGACGGGTCACAACATCCCTGCAGTTTTAGAAAACCCTGGAAACTAGCTCATAGTAATTGTAATAATAATTACGCGTCGGTGTCACCACAGTAGTGTAAGtctctaaaaaaataatttcagttATCCTGTTTTGACTTCTTGTACTAATTTTTCAAATGAATAAGAATCGCTAGATTCTGTAACATGTATTATGTAACTGCAATctgaatatgttttttttttaaataaattaattgatGTAGCCCAAGCTGCTATATTTGGAACGTTGGCCTGTTCCGAACCTCGTTTGAGGCCGCAAACGCGTTCATGCAGATGGGAGCCTGCGGCCagtggttgccatggtaaccgcGGGAGTGAAGGGGGGGTGCTTAATGTGTGCATAGAAAGAGAGCTACTACATTTAATCTCATCGTGTATAACATCCACTTGGCTGTGCCTCCCTTAAGTGCATGCGGGGAAGTATCCATCTCTCCGTCCGTTTGTCTGCATCTTTATTTGCTGCCtccccctcttcctcctcctcctcgataGCTCTGCTGAATTATTTAGCAGGGTGGCCGAGAGGGAAGCGATGGAGGTGGCGGCGGGACGTCGTGACTCGGCAGCGGCGGCCAGCGTTTGGATAGGAGGACGCAGTGAGACAGAGGGAATGCCAATTTGTCTTTAGGTGGATGCCGGCATCTTGACACTAGAAGTCTTGTGGCAGATGGGGGACGGCTACATGTACCGGAGGCTCCCCTACGCCAGGGGAGGAGAGGCGGCCGACGAGGAGGACTCGGAGGGGAGAGCCGGGATGCCGGAGAATGCCGGGAGACAAATGGTGAACGTGGGGGGAGGCTGCGCTACAATCACTTTTCATCGGTGGGGGGGGGCTTTGTCCATTTGCTCCAAATGCAAACTGGCATTTCGTAGCTTGCAGTCAAGCTCCTTCGTCTTCCGGTAGAAAACATGAAGCTCTGTCTTAGCGAGTATTGGGATCTGACCCTAATTTTGTCAAATTAAATTCTGCCAGGATCTGAGAGCAATGTAAACATAGACGCTGCAGTTTTAAATGGAACTCTGATGGGATCGGATCCAGATTCCACAGCAGTGTAAATGCAACTTGTGTGGTTTTGGTGCAGATGCAGGGAGAGGAGGGCACGGAGTGGCTTCTGGAGCTTCTGATGGACGTGCAGCTGCAGCAGTACTTCCTGCGCATTCGCGACGAACTCAACGTGACGCGACTGTCGCACTTTGACTATGTCAAGAACGAAGACCTGGAGAAGATCGGCATGGGCCGACCCGGTCGGGTTCTTGACGCCCACCTGCTGCGTCCCGTGTGCGTGTTTTGATGGAGATCATCTGTCTGCAGGTCAGAGGAGGCTGTGGGAGGCCGTCAAGAGGAGGCGAGCACTATACAAACGCAAATCCTGGATGAGCAAGGTAAGGTGCAATCAGGTCAACATGACACGCTACAAGCTGGAATGTCAAATCCATTGCGATCGGTTTCAGATATCACGTTTTCTCCtttccttgcaggtgtttcccgTCAAGCGTCCTGACGCCGAGCCACAGCCGGCCCCTTCGCTCGGGGCGACGGCATCCGGTGGCTCCTCGTCCGCTCCCGGGGAGTCGGCAGCCTCGCTCACCTGCCTGATCCGAGAGGCGGAGCTGCAGCTGTTAGAGCGTCTCGGCGACGGCACCTTTGGAGTGGTGCGCCGCGGCGAGTGGAGCGCCCCCGATGGTCGAGCGGTGAGACATAAAAACGTCATATGACTAAattacattttgtatttttcagcCTGTCTGCTCCGCTTACAAAATACTTTGACAAACAACAACCCAAATCATTCAGCAGTTTTAATTTGTGCTCTGGCAGCTCTCCGTGGCGGTGAAGTGTCTGAAGGCCGGCGTCCTGGAGTCAGACGGGCTGGACGACTTCATCAGAGAGGTGAACGCCATGCACTCACTCAGCCACCAGAACCTCATCCGCCTCTACGGGATCGTCCTGACGCAGCCCATGAAGATGGTGAGCCACACACGCGCGTACACATGCGGGGGGCGGGGTAAATTTTGAGTGGTTCGGCTGTGGTCAGGTGACGGAGCTGGCTCCTTTGGGTTCCCTGTTGGACCGGTTGAGGAAGCGTCAGGGTCACATTCTTATCTCGTCGCTCTGCAACTACGCCGTGCAGGTAAACACACTCCGCACGTGTTGCTCAACTTTTGGAGCCTTTTGTTCTTTCCGTCGCGGGCAGATTTAGTGGAAAACTTTTTTTGTCATTCTTTACATTTATGAGTCAAATGTAATTGTGtcattttaacaaaacaaaagatcaGAATCAAGTAAATAGTTTAGTCTGGGATTTTATATTTTggatttgtttattttacaaTACTCACTTGTCCGGTTTTGGCTGCGGCGGTGCAGGTGGCGTGCGGCATGGCGTACCTGGAGCGGCGCCGCTTCCTCCACCGCGACCTGGCGGCCCGCAACGTGCTGCTGTCCACCAACGAGACGGTGAAGATCGGCGATTTTGGCCTGATGAGGGCGCTGCCGTCCCACTCCGACCACTACGTGATGGAGGAGGGCCACAAAGTCCCTTTCCCATGGTGCATTTTAAAATATCTGCTGAAACAGATCATGTTCTATGGCGCAGACATTAGCGAGCGTGCTAACTGCTCTTTTGCTAAATTGCTCAAAGACAACCCGAGCAAGCATTTCAAACAAATTGCCCCCCGTTGATTCATTGCAGGTGCGCTCCGGAGTCGTTGAAGACTCGCACCTTCTCGCATGCGTCCGACACCTGGATGTTCGGGGTCACCCTGTGGGAGATGTTCACCCACGGGCAGGAGCCGTGGCCGGGCCTGAACGGGAGTCAGGTATTCTTCTCGTGGCAAGGAGTAACTGCTGGGTGACAACTTGAACATGTCTGGCCTTGGCAGATCCTCCACAAGGTGGACGTGGAGGCAGAGCGGCTATGCAAGCCGGACGACTGTCCGCAGGACATCTACAACGTCATGCTGCAGTGCTGGAGCCCCAAACCCGAGGAGCGGCCCACCTTCGCCGCCCTCAGGGACTTCCTGATGGAGGTATCGCCGCAAGCTCCCGTGCCTTTAGGCCGGTTTTCCCGCAGCGCCGACGGAAACGTTTTACTTGTTCAGAGCACGCCCGCCGAAATGAGGGCCCTGCAGGACTCTGCCGAGGACAACAAGCTCCACATTCAGATGAATGATGTCATCACCATAATCGAGGGAAGGTCAGTCAGCAGAGCTGCCCAGTTCAAGTTTTGGTTGTAACTCCGTGCGTTTGTCCTTCTAGGGCTGAGCACTACTGGTGGCGCGGTCAGAACCGTCGGACGCTGCGAGTGGGCCCGTTCCCTCGCCACGTGGTGACAGCGCTGACTGGCCTGTCGGCAGAAGACATCAGCAAACCGCTAAAGCACTCCTTCATCCACACGGGGCACGGAGACACGGACCCGCACAGGAGCTGGGGCCACGCTGACCGCATCGACAGGTTCGTTGCACTTAGGGACAAGCCTCCTTTTTCTCCACTAGAGTGCAGCCTCGCACCATCAGCAGCAGTTCAACCATTGCCCGCTTGTTGTTTACGGGACGGTTGGCACTTTGGTATTCACCCGATACATTTCTCTCTTCAGTCTCTATTTGGGGAACCCCATGAAGCCCCCCGACGTCCTCGGAATGGACCCCTGCATCTCGAGACCGACCAAACTCCCGAACCGGACCAAGAGTAATTTCAACGTGCATTTATTGTCAACATTTTTTCGCGAACCAATTGTCACATCTTGCCAAATTGACAGAGCAAGCCCCGCCTCGTCCTCCCCAGCCTGCGGTCCTGCTCAAAAGTAAGAGTCCCTCTGCCTCCGTGCTAAGATGGCCGCCATGCGTGACTCTCCCTCCGCGTGTCTGGCAGAGCCTTTTTACGACTCAGTGATGGAGGACTACGATGACGATGAGCAAAGCGCCCGGCCCGGCTCCGAGAGGCGGAGTCTGTCGCTGGGCCTGAAGCTGCGCCGACCCgactctggcgaggtgtcgctcATCGACTTCACCGACGACAGCTTCAGCTCCGCGACCACGCCCTCACCGCTCACTGAGACCTTGGACCAGGACACGCTTAAGGTACGCTTTTATCCAGTTGCCGCACATTTTGAGTTAAGCCAAAACTGTCAAACGGTGTATTTCTCGAACTAGCATTGTTTGTTGAATGGAATTACCCAAAACGGTAGCTCTTACTTCGCGATGGCCGTGTACAAAAGCATTAGCAGCCCTTCCGCCCGTGTGTCGGATTCTCCAAGTTTGTCATGACAGAAAATCAATCAGATTCTTGACCCGCTCTTGCTTTAAGGCAAGTGGacatttttctccccc includes:
- the tfr1b gene encoding transferrin receptor 1b isoform X2 yields the protein MVLYDRPEGHILKYLSAAAKRERSSRIKMDRVKSTFDTMLKSVRYSRFPTQRDEETNQNVMFKLSEDDDNAEVGPADGSPRFRRVPDSAFNGWRLFIILALSFLLVFAVGCLVGHFTGKKLDTESASCPTQSVLAGVAKEQGTGKGDDNGSEDVPQEEVPMSWNEISQLLDDKFTRPAFDERFKTFDVPSRSAGSEGDISLAAAISDEFKALDLETWSDVHYVQLQKPNSQRPNTVTFGSEVFKPTGYLAYSAIGKVEGKLVYATYGRRQDIDAVRAAGVEVNGSVLLFRAGAGKLTFAEQVANAEAQGALAVLIYPDPEDFDNMADFELYGHVHLGSGDPYTPGFPSFNHTQFPPTRSSALPSIPAQTITFPMATTLLKSIGGPNKMGGVEKISVEVNNELVNTKVHNVFAVLKGFIDPDQYVVLGAQRDAWGPGYARATVGCSVLMEMAKAFKDLVERDGVRPRRSVVFASWGAGEYGSVGATEFLEGYLSSIDRKLVTYISLDGVVTGRGGFVASASPMLRKLLEDTIKQVKSPLDRGTVYNMVGQTKWEANVLRPMSVDDPAYPFLAFAGVPSISFHFITPNMETYPYDGTCLDNADHLNYNTAQKTGAIAVVAAQLAGRMALRLVHDHMLSLDMSGYRKVLLKAYSPLYMHVRNLVKSGELEGVDPKWLANAYGSFTRAMANLNRVITNTDPKEEHGCRRVNEKLMSVERNLLSPYVSPVESPFRHLVLGRGKHTLAALAENKDPQELRIQLAFASWNLKMCAHAVVSDIWENDNQV
- the tfr1b gene encoding transferrin receptor 1b isoform X1, which gives rise to MVLYDRPEGHILKYLSAAAKRERSSRIKMDRVKSTFDTMLKSVRYSRFPTQRDEETNQNVMFKLSEDDDNAEVGPADGSPRFRRVPDSAFNGWRLFIILALSFLLVFAVGCLVGHFTGKKLDTESASCPTQSVLAGVAKEQGTGKGDDNGSEDVPQEEVPMSWNEISQLLDDKFTRPAFDERFKTFDVPSRSAGSEGDISLAAAISDEFKALDLETWSDVHYVQLQKPNSQRPNTVTFGSEVFKPTGYLAYSAIGKVEGKLVYATYGRRQDIDAVRAAGVEVNGSVLLFRAGAGKLTFAEQVANAEAQGALAVLIYPDPEDFDNMADFELYGHVHLGSGDPYTPGFPSFNHTQFPPTRSSALPSIPAQTITFPMATTLLKSIGGPNKMGGVEKISVEVNNELVNTKVHNVFAVLKGFIDPDQYVVLGAQRDAWGPGYARATVGCSVLMEMAKAFKDLVERDGVRPRRSVVFASWGAGEYGSVGATEFLEGYLSSIDRKLVTYISLDGVVTGRGGFVASASPMLRKLLEDTIKQVTGLNCFFGAQIFPTIDKAFCWQVKSPLDRGTVYNMVGQTKWEANVLRPMSVDDPAYPFLAFAGVPSISFHFITPNMETYPYDGTCLDNADHLNYNTAQKTGAIAVVAAQLAGRMALRLVHDHMLSLDMSGYRKVLLKAYSPLYMHVRNLVKSGELEGVDPKWLANAYGSFTRAMANLNRVITNTDPKEEHGCRRVNEKLMSVERNLLSPYVSPVESPFRHLVLGRGKHTLAALAENKDPQELRIQLAFASWNLKMCAHAVVSDIWENDNQV
- the tnk2a gene encoding activated CDC42 kinase 1 isoform X1, with the protein product MHQQRVCKVDAGILTLEVLWQMGDGYMYRRLPYARGGEAADEEDSEGRAGMPENAGRQMMQGEEGTEWLLELLMDVQLQQYFLRIRDELNVTRLSHFDYVKNEDLEKIGMGRPGQRRLWEAVKRRRALYKRKSWMSKVFPVKRPDAEPQPAPSLGATASGGSSSAPGESAASLTCLIREAELQLLERLGDGTFGVVRRGEWSAPDGRALSVAVKCLKAGVLESDGLDDFIREVNAMHSLSHQNLIRLYGIVLTQPMKMVTELAPLGSLLDRLRKRQGHILISSLCNYAVQVACGMAYLERRRFLHRDLAARNVLLSTNETVKIGDFGLMRALPSHSDHYVMEEGHKVPFPWCAPESLKTRTFSHASDTWMFGVTLWEMFTHGQEPWPGLNGSQILHKVDVEAERLCKPDDCPQDIYNVMLQCWSPKPEERPTFAALRDFLMESTPAEMRALQDSAEDNKLHIQMNDVITIIEGRAEHYWWRGQNRRTLRVGPFPRHVVTALTGLSAEDISKPLKHSFIHTGHGDTDPHRSWGHADRIDSLYLGNPMKPPDVLGMDPCISRPTKLPNRTKKQAPPRPPQPAVLLKKPFYDSVMEDYDDDEQSARPGSERRSLSLGLKLRRPDSGEVSLIDFTDDSFSSATTPSPLTETLDQDTLKDTPSILDWPLPQPAYDEVAPDLRDQSEDQEVRSINKVVVEEPPATPASAVALARSESQSADLFQELQREVMVKLQVPMTTGRSLPSSPLPLPLAPQRQIGPPLPSEERPILPPRSPASLLRPSVGAAHPRRGSISLELENTPPQLPPRERALSQPGSRSSSPLTLAPPLPSQSPAPLPPPPLSVSPRRASGLLGPLLSSSSPPRVTSLYSSGSSLDPLTSRGTSAAIDGSQSSARAPLPERPALLERYGAANMAAVKPMIQHPARAKPNSSYNNNNNGRLSADPARHELSVTQIQEAVHGVTLDECHAALQAHHGEVRQAINHLKVEQLFGVGLRSRRECEALLRRCMWNLEEASSLMLDMYGPHGNRK
- the tnk2a gene encoding activated CDC42 kinase 1 isoform X2 — its product is MGDGYMYRRLPYARGGEAADEEDSEGRAGMPENAGRQMMQGEEGTEWLLELLMDVQLQQYFLRIRDELNVTRLSHFDYVKNEDLEKIGMGRPGQRRLWEAVKRRRALYKRKSWMSKVFPVKRPDAEPQPAPSLGATASGGSSSAPGESAASLTCLIREAELQLLERLGDGTFGVVRRGEWSAPDGRALSVAVKCLKAGVLESDGLDDFIREVNAMHSLSHQNLIRLYGIVLTQPMKMVTELAPLGSLLDRLRKRQGHILISSLCNYAVQVACGMAYLERRRFLHRDLAARNVLLSTNETVKIGDFGLMRALPSHSDHYVMEEGHKVPFPWCAPESLKTRTFSHASDTWMFGVTLWEMFTHGQEPWPGLNGSQILHKVDVEAERLCKPDDCPQDIYNVMLQCWSPKPEERPTFAALRDFLMESTPAEMRALQDSAEDNKLHIQMNDVITIIEGRAEHYWWRGQNRRTLRVGPFPRHVVTALTGLSAEDISKPLKHSFIHTGHGDTDPHRSWGHADRIDSLYLGNPMKPPDVLGMDPCISRPTKLPNRTKKQAPPRPPQPAVLLKKPFYDSVMEDYDDDEQSARPGSERRSLSLGLKLRRPDSGEVSLIDFTDDSFSSATTPSPLTETLDQDTLKDTPSILDWPLPQPAYDEVAPDLRDQSEDQEVRSINKVVVEEPPATPASAVALARSESQSADLFQELQREVMVKLQVPMTTGRSLPSSPLPLPLAPQRQIGPPLPSEERPILPPRSPASLLRPSVGAAHPRRGSISLELENTPPQLPPRERALSQPGSRSSSPLTLAPPLPSQSPAPLPPPPLSVSPRRASGLLGPLLSSSSPPRVTSLYSSGSSLDPLTSRGTSAAIDGSQSSARAPLPERPALLERYGAANMAAVKPMIQHPARAKPNSSYNNNNNGRLSADPARHELSVTQIQEAVHGVTLDECHAALQAHHGEVRQAINHLKVEQLFGVGLRSRRECEALLRRCMWNLEEASSLMLDMYGPHGNRK